In one Calditrichota bacterium genomic region, the following are encoded:
- a CDS encoding aspartate aminotransferase family protein, with product MGRLSADQVFLSFSQFVSSGKVQFFKNSGIDFVLGKRETAFLFDLRGEKRLIDCHCNGGVFNLGHRNPEIISALEQSLRELDIGNHHLISEQRALLAEKLAQLMPGDIQYTVFGVSGGEAIDLSIKVARGYTHREKIISAKGGYHGHTGFALAAGDEKYRAPFGPMPPGFQQIPFNDVPALEKNIDENTAAVIFETIPATLGMPIPDSDYFQQAREICDSKGALMIMDEVQSGLGRTGKLWAIEHFDFVPDIVVIGKGLSGGIYPMSATCFRPELEQVFHEDPFIHISTFGGAEVGCGVAMKVLEVSSDKNFLNHVKEIADIFKVGFEDLKKNHPHTLVGLRQLGMMMGIELTDARLGQVFSKAAFDQGMLAVFAYNDPHVVQFLPPLIIEENLAREILETVDRALFQLEKMIASM from the coding sequence ATTGGTCGTCTTTCTGCAGATCAGGTTTTTCTCTCTTTCTCTCAATTTGTCTCTTCAGGAAAAGTTCAATTTTTCAAAAATTCCGGCATCGATTTTGTTCTTGGGAAACGCGAAACCGCTTTTTTGTTTGACCTGCGCGGCGAGAAGCGTCTCATCGATTGCCATTGCAACGGCGGTGTTTTCAATTTAGGGCATCGCAATCCGGAAATTATCTCTGCGCTGGAGCAAAGTCTGCGCGAACTGGACATCGGCAATCATCATCTTATCAGCGAACAGCGCGCGCTGTTGGCGGAAAAGTTAGCGCAACTCATGCCCGGCGATATTCAATACACGGTTTTTGGCGTCAGTGGCGGTGAGGCAATCGATTTGTCCATTAAAGTCGCCAGAGGCTACACACACCGCGAAAAAATTATTTCGGCCAAAGGCGGCTATCACGGGCACACCGGTTTTGCGCTGGCTGCTGGCGATGAAAAATATCGCGCTCCGTTCGGACCCATGCCGCCCGGATTCCAGCAGATTCCTTTCAATGACGTGCCGGCGCTGGAGAAAAACATCGACGAAAATACGGCGGCGGTCATTTTTGAAACCATTCCCGCGACGTTGGGCATGCCGATTCCTGACAGCGATTATTTCCAACAGGCGCGAGAAATTTGCGACAGCAAAGGCGCGCTCATGATCATGGACGAGGTCCAATCAGGTCTCGGGCGCACGGGGAAACTCTGGGCAATTGAACACTTCGACTTTGTGCCGGACATTGTCGTGATTGGCAAAGGTCTGTCCGGCGGGATTTATCCCATGTCAGCGACGTGCTTCAGGCCGGAGTTGGAGCAGGTTTTTCACGAAGATCCGTTCATTCACATTTCCACTTTCGGCGGCGCGGAAGTCGGCTGCGGCGTAGCGATGAAAGTGCTGGAGGTTTCTTCTGACAAAAATTTTCTCAATCATGTTAAAGAAATCGCGGACATTTTCAAGGTGGGGTTTGAAGATTTGAAAAAAAATCACCCGCACACCTTAGTGGGATTGCGTCAATTGGGCATGATGATGGGAATTGAATTGACCGACGCCCGCTTAGGACAAGTTTTTTCCAAAGCCGCTTTCGATCAGGGAATGCTCGCGGTTTTTGCTTACAACGATCCGCACGTGGTGCAATTTCTGCCGCCGCTCATCATCGAAGAAAATCTGGCGCGGGAAATTTTAGAAACTGTGGATCGGGCGCTTTTTCAATTAGAGAAAATGATCGCCTCAATGTGA
- a CDS encoding SpoIIE family protein phosphatase, translating to MFKSVIKEEIQVPAHIDYLGELRNFVTKAGRKHGFSDTVINAFKLSIDEAATNIIKHAYRDWEGNIKMRVIIKKNSMTVLLIDQGKFFDPSRVKDPDLKRYVDIGKKGGLGIFIIRKLIDEIDYRHTEEGNELRLTKYRQTVTKKKKKLPTPTLPGSLKTRYTAIAAGILTTLLVLSYTYFFFHRSRVVFNEFVQKERPVTQLIANQVLKEGEIDLNPVYVDAKVRELTKDQKNMYRVVVTDAGDNVINSTDEKLFSQIFRLPKNQKIERDGLISYEDENGEKIYSFVHDVVYDLTGMKVGNVYYEFKESYLLNQIWALRFRDLQLALLILAFGYVGIIILVYVILNPFRKLANWIKELGSGDVRDEIDFEANDEVGEIAKAFSDITDTLRNSQKNLAEQERIQKEMQLAQDIQQTLLPAEVPQLEGYQIASFYEAAKEVGGDYYDFIEVDKDTLGIVVADVSGKGVPGSLIMTMIRTALRTEARSLKSASEVLARVNDFVVKDMKKGMFVTLFYIIIDSRRRRINYASAGHNPMILFRKSTNNTYYMNPRGFPVGISLPDASLFKKSIESDTIQLAEDDILILYTDGVTEAMNNRRELFGEERFLQVVRDYGHLGTNDFIEKLREEIHTFTEGHEQNDDITLVAIKETSSPEKIELKRAQKAHKMILQGRNIRDACEECGITVYAYYNKYKKIFEEEGVDAFELDETIAVEAKHMSIEEKTKIYDIIKKHPEYGAKRISEELRTEQYGFSEINENRIYDELVRSRLNTRQLREAYVARSGRKRRMKPPGTPMLTLDGKIILNKNYEEPLPEEPEAPPLRPTISASEKSVDSPAEEVVQQVEENLPDDLEDDFYLQSLMAMPLEDLLKKKHRQRREPETQDDEKISKESDGKSDEFFSEELDESQIKAESTSDKSEQTGKSLTADVDDLLQAAGEGAEELTVDDEDMSFRDIWEKELEEDVVFEEDVEEKDKNAEAAPEDDLASIEIPTTIDMDEILADVAEDAEKEDAFDLLSEETSFRDELLKETVSDEFEEVAPESNEENEIDDESFLDLVADDDFPELMNEIASAPVLTDQNMADEGSEEKSSFGFADLLEELTADISVIEESPDVLVQRKDDSSLQAMNFADEMEREIAREKDSNKARSDDMREDKNLLLGLKSYREKNYALAVTEFLKVLKKYPDFKEVHSILGNAHYHLGQIEEAISAYQKVKELDPRDTDSYENTGVIYANQGKFDEAIEEWEMVTRLDPQRKDILEHIREAKELLKNNVT from the coding sequence GTGTTCAAATCCGTTATCAAAGAAGAAATTCAGGTCCCCGCTCACATTGACTATCTCGGTGAACTGCGAAACTTTGTCACCAAAGCTGGCAGAAAGCACGGTTTCTCGGATACAGTGATCAATGCTTTCAAACTGAGCATCGACGAGGCCGCCACAAATATTATCAAACACGCCTACCGCGACTGGGAAGGTAATATTAAAATGCGGGTGATCATCAAAAAGAACAGCATGACTGTGCTTCTCATTGATCAGGGTAAATTTTTTGATCCCTCCCGCGTGAAAGATCCGGATTTGAAACGCTACGTGGATATCGGCAAAAAGGGCGGTCTGGGTATTTTTATCATTCGCAAATTGATCGACGAAATCGATTATCGCCACACCGAAGAGGGAAATGAACTTCGTCTGACAAAATACCGCCAGACGGTGACGAAAAAGAAGAAGAAACTACCAACGCCAACGCTGCCTGGAAGTCTGAAAACCAGATATACCGCCATCGCTGCCGGAATTTTGACGACCCTGCTGGTTTTGAGTTACACCTATTTTTTCTTTCATCGTTCCCGCGTGGTTTTCAATGAGTTTGTTCAAAAAGAAAGACCAGTCACGCAATTAATTGCAAATCAGGTGTTAAAAGAGGGAGAAATTGATTTAAATCCGGTTTACGTAGATGCAAAAGTCAGGGAACTGACAAAAGATCAAAAGAACATGTACCGCGTTGTTGTCACTGATGCCGGCGATAACGTAATAAACAGTACTGACGAAAAATTGTTTTCGCAAATTTTCCGGTTGCCCAAGAATCAAAAGATAGAACGAGACGGACTTATTTCTTACGAAGATGAGAACGGCGAAAAAATTTATAGTTTCGTCCATGACGTTGTTTACGATTTGACGGGAATGAAAGTTGGCAATGTATATTATGAGTTCAAAGAAAGTTATCTTTTGAACCAGATATGGGCATTAAGATTCAGGGATTTGCAGCTCGCGTTATTAATTTTAGCCTTTGGCTATGTCGGCATAATTATTTTGGTTTACGTCATCTTAAACCCGTTCCGAAAGCTTGCCAATTGGATCAAAGAATTGGGCAGCGGCGATGTCAGAGATGAGATTGATTTTGAAGCCAATGACGAAGTCGGGGAAATCGCCAAAGCGTTCAGCGATATTACCGACACCTTGCGCAATTCGCAAAAGAATTTAGCAGAGCAAGAACGTATCCAAAAAGAAATGCAGTTGGCGCAGGACATTCAGCAAACGCTACTGCCGGCGGAAGTGCCTCAATTAGAAGGATATCAAATCGCTTCTTTTTACGAGGCAGCTAAAGAAGTCGGCGGTGATTACTACGATTTTATTGAAGTCGATAAAGACACTTTAGGCATTGTCGTCGCCGATGTTTCCGGAAAGGGCGTTCCCGGGTCCTTGATCATGACGATGATCCGCACGGCATTGCGCACTGAGGCGCGGTCGCTGAAATCCGCGTCTGAAGTTTTGGCGCGAGTGAATGATTTCGTCGTGAAAGATATGAAAAAAGGAATGTTCGTAACACTGTTTTACATCATTATTGACTCGCGTCGTCGCAGGATAAATTATGCCAGCGCCGGTCATAATCCGATGATCTTATTCCGCAAATCGACAAACAATACATATTACATGAATCCGCGAGGATTTCCGGTAGGTATTTCTTTGCCTGATGCGAGTCTATTCAAGAAATCTATCGAGTCGGATACGATTCAGTTGGCGGAAGATGATATTTTGATTCTTTACACCGATGGCGTCACAGAAGCGATGAACAATCGCCGCGAATTATTTGGCGAAGAACGATTTTTGCAGGTCGTTCGCGATTATGGCCATTTGGGCACCAATGATTTTATCGAAAAGTTACGCGAAGAAATTCACACTTTCACAGAAGGACACGAGCAAAACGATGATATTACGCTGGTTGCCATCAAAGAGACAAGTTCACCGGAAAAAATTGAATTAAAACGGGCGCAGAAAGCGCATAAAATGATTTTGCAGGGACGCAATATTCGCGACGCCTGTGAAGAATGCGGGATTACGGTTTACGCCTATTACAATAAATACAAAAAAATATTCGAGGAAGAAGGCGTTGACGCTTTTGAGTTGGACGAAACGATTGCTGTTGAAGCGAAGCACATGAGCATTGAGGAAAAAACAAAGATTTATGATATTATTAAAAAACATCCGGAGTACGGGGCGAAACGAATCAGTGAAGAGTTACGTACCGAACAGTACGGATTTTCGGAGATAAACGAAAATAGAATTTACGATGAATTGGTGCGTAGCCGCTTGAACACGCGTCAACTCCGTGAAGCGTACGTGGCGCGTTCAGGCAGAAAAAGACGAATGAAGCCACCGGGAACGCCGATGTTGACCCTGGACGGAAAAATTATTTTAAATAAAAACTACGAAGAGCCGCTGCCCGAAGAACCGGAAGCGCCTCCGTTGCGACCGACAATATCGGCGTCGGAAAAGTCCGTTGACTCGCCCGCAGAGGAAGTCGTTCAGCAAGTTGAAGAAAATTTACCTGATGATTTGGAAGATGATTTCTATTTGCAAAGTTTAATGGCGATGCCGTTGGAAGATCTGCTGAAAAAGAAACATCGTCAACGGCGCGAACCAGAAACTCAAGATGACGAAAAAATTTCAAAAGAGTCAGACGGAAAAAGCGATGAGTTTTTTAGCGAGGAATTGGACGAAAGTCAGATAAAAGCAGAATCAACTTCTGATAAGAGCGAGCAGACAGGAAAAAGTCTGACTGCTGATGTGGATGATTTGCTTCAAGCGGCCGGAGAAGGCGCGGAAGAATTAACGGTAGATGATGAGGATATGAGTTTTCGCGATATTTGGGAAAAAGAATTGGAAGAAGATGTCGTTTTCGAGGAAGATGTGGAGGAAAAAGACAAAAACGCGGAAGCTGCGCCGGAAGATGATTTAGCGTCCATTGAAATTCCGACCACCATTGACATGGACGAGATTTTGGCAGATGTGGCGGAAGATGCGGAGAAAGAAGATGCTTTTGATTTGCTGTCGGAAGAAACCAGTTTCAGAGATGAGTTATTAAAGGAAACCGTTTCTGATGAATTTGAGGAGGTCGCGCCCGAAAGCAACGAAGAAAACGAAATCGACGATGAGTCGTTTTTAGATTTAGTTGCTGACGATGATTTTCCTGAATTGATGAATGAGATTGCTTCGGCGCCCGTTTTAACCGACCAAAATATGGCAGACGAAGGAAGTGAAGAAAAAAGTTCGTTTGGCTTTGCCGATTTACTGGAAGAGTTAACCGCGGATATTAGCGTAATTGAAGAAAGCCCGGATGTATTGGTTCAGCGGAAAGACGATTCAAGTTTGCAAGCGATGAATTTTGCCGACGAGATGGAGCGGGAGATTGCCAGAGAAAAGGATTCAAATAAAGCGCGAAGCGACGACATGCGCGAGGATAAAAATTTATTGTTGGGCTTAAAATCGTATCGTGAGAAAAATTATGCGTTAGCAGTGACTGAATTTTTAAAAGTTTTGAAAAAATATCCTGATTTTAAAGAAGTTCACTCTATTTTAGGCAACGCGCATTATCATTTGGGACAAATCGAAGAGGCGATTAGCGCGTATCAGAAGGTGAAAGAGCTGGATCCTCGGGATACGGATTCTTATGAAAATACAGGCGTGATTTATGCGAATCAGGGAAAATTTGACGAAGCAATTGAGGAATGGGAAATGGTCACGCGCCTTGATCCTCAGCGGAAGGATATTTTGGAGCACATTCGCGAAGCAAAAGAATTATTGAAGAATAACGTGACCTAA
- a CDS encoding PorV/PorQ family protein: protein MNRKIISSRILIVLGVIFGLISAALAQNGSAGLQPNFNLGIGARALSLGNAYVAMPFDASAIYWNPAGLDHIQYQQASMFYTNLLAGTNYYFLGYVHPTLSFGSFGMGIIGYGLGDIDETDEQNVKLGVRSASEELFLLSYGRKLPWNLSIGVNLKIQHQNFLGFTATGVGADFGFLYRPDFTHPLLSGLSVGMLVQNLVGPRLKAGTATDIIPVDFRIGVAKPFLTTEWGPQLTLFFDLEQGENVPMKFHVGTEYVFQNRAMLRVGVNNNQISFGAGAVFNRFQLDYSYGKFAENEISASHRLSFSVRIGKSKDERIRIAEEKRLQEIRQRVNEELYMERQQRIAESMKEGKQYMEAADYARAIREFNFVVKYKSEMPEDLVIAEAEKLLDLAQQKSLQELAEQVRIAQAKTAEEQKREEQKLRLNQLHQQALAYFEKEEYDKAIEQWQMMLEIAPDNPIAKENIAKAKADLERKLLSLINRADQLARKGNYYAAIRVLDSARRLNPDEKKIQMIDQKVTQYDKRLNFDDLYQQGYRYYRMKDWTKAMNSFQKALAYEPNNENVKKAFFDAKARANAKKEPLTGAAKEHFLEGIRAFRAGKYEEALKIWEDLQQQQPYNKFILDSIDMAREKIEQLKRSPKQP from the coding sequence ATGAATCGTAAAATAATTTCCTCCAGAATATTGATTGTTTTGGGTGTGATTTTCGGACTCATATCAGCGGCCTTGGCGCAGAACGGCTCCGCCGGATTGCAGCCAAATTTTAATCTTGGCATTGGCGCACGGGCGTTGTCGCTGGGAAACGCATACGTCGCCATGCCGTTTGACGCGTCGGCGATTTACTGGAATCCGGCGGGTTTAGATCACATCCAATATCAGCAGGCATCAATGTTTTACACAAATTTGCTGGCAGGCACAAATTATTATTTTCTCGGTTATGTGCATCCGACTCTCAGCTTTGGCTCGTTCGGGATGGGTATCATTGGCTATGGTTTGGGCGATATCGATGAGACCGATGAGCAAAATGTGAAACTTGGCGTTCGCTCGGCTTCGGAGGAATTATTTTTATTGTCCTACGGCAGAAAACTGCCCTGGAATTTATCAATCGGCGTCAATTTAAAAATTCAGCATCAGAATTTTTTAGGGTTCACTGCCACTGGCGTGGGAGCAGATTTCGGTTTTCTGTACCGTCCTGATTTCACGCATCCGCTGCTGAGCGGATTGAGCGTAGGAATGCTTGTGCAAAATTTAGTGGGACCGAGATTAAAAGCAGGAACTGCGACCGATATTATTCCGGTTGATTTCAGAATTGGCGTGGCAAAACCATTTTTGACGACCGAGTGGGGTCCGCAGTTGACGTTGTTTTTCGATCTGGAGCAGGGTGAAAATGTGCCGATGAAATTTCATGTGGGCACAGAGTATGTGTTTCAAAACCGCGCCATGCTGCGCGTTGGCGTGAACAACAATCAAATTTCTTTCGGCGCCGGTGCTGTTTTTAATAGATTTCAATTGGATTATTCTTATGGCAAATTTGCTGAAAATGAGATTTCGGCGAGTCATCGCCTGTCATTTTCTGTTCGCATCGGAAAATCCAAAGATGAGCGAATTCGCATTGCGGAAGAAAAACGGTTGCAAGAAATACGACAAAGAGTGAACGAAGAGCTTTACATGGAGCGGCAGCAGCGAATTGCCGAATCGATGAAGGAAGGCAAGCAATATATGGAAGCGGCTGACTATGCGCGTGCTATTCGCGAATTTAATTTTGTCGTCAAATATAAAAGTGAAATGCCAGAAGATTTGGTGATTGCTGAAGCAGAGAAGCTTTTAGATTTAGCGCAACAAAAAAGTTTGCAGGAGTTAGCAGAGCAGGTGCGTATTGCCCAGGCGAAAACAGCGGAAGAACAAAAGCGGGAAGAGCAAAAACTTCGTCTCAACCAACTTCACCAGCAAGCGTTGGCATATTTTGAAAAAGAAGAATATGACAAAGCCATCGAACAATGGCAGATGATGTTGGAAATTGCGCCGGATAATCCCATTGCCAAAGAGAACATCGCGAAGGCAAAGGCGGATCTGGAGCGGAAATTGCTATCGCTGATCAATCGCGCGGACCAATTGGCGAGAAAAGGAAATTATTATGCCGCGATTCGCGTTTTAGACAGCGCGCGCCGATTAAATCCCGACGAGAAGAAAATACAAATGATTGATCAAAAAGTGACTCAGTATGACAAGCGGCTGAATTTTGATGATTTGTATCAGCAAGGTTATCGCTATTATCGCATGAAAGACTGGACAAAAGCCATGAACTCTTTTCAAAAAGCGCTTGCTTACGAACCGAACAACGAAAATGTTAAAAAGGCATTTTTCGATGCCAAAGCGCGCGCCAATGCTAAGAAAGAGCCTTTGACAGGTGCCGCGAAAGAACATTTTCTGGAAGGAATTCGCGCGTTTCGGGCCGGAAAATATGAAGAAGCCTTGAAAATTTGGGAAGATCTGCAACAGCAGCAGCCGTACAATAAATTTATTCTCGACAGTATTGACATGGCTCGGGAAAAAATCGAGCAGCTCAAAAGAAGTCCCAAACAGCCGTAA
- the thiI gene encoding tRNA 4-thiouridine(8) synthase ThiI gives MEKSAAEKSLILIHYSEIGLKKGNRGYFEKKLASNIKKALKDVEIGELKRDYGRFLLYLNQDSPVELIVDRLKKVMGIAHFSLAYPGSANIDELKEQIFERIKTQDFSTFCVRTRRSDKQFPMTSPEINRIVGTRIHEELHKPVDLKNAELTCHIEIYNKQLFFYFDRQPGKRGLPVGASGRVVSLLSAGIDSPVSSYLIMKRGARVIFVHFHSFPMTNKASYHNAIKLAENLTQYQYQTLVYLMPLIPIQEKIILNAPMKLRLILYRRMMLRLAQMVARKERAGALVTGESLGQVASQTLENIVATSESVSMPIFRPLIGMDKEEIIELARKIDTFDVSTEPFDDCCSYMVPENPETKAKLREVRHAEEQLGGWKQILDEIFQQAEVVYLQFP, from the coding sequence ATGGAAAAAAGTGCAGCAGAGAAGTCTCTAATTTTAATACACTACAGCGAAATCGGGCTCAAAAAGGGAAATCGCGGCTATTTTGAGAAAAAATTAGCATCAAATATTAAAAAGGCGCTTAAAGACGTCGAAATTGGAGAACTAAAACGAGATTACGGGCGCTTTTTGTTGTATTTGAACCAGGATTCGCCGGTCGAATTGATTGTCGATCGTTTGAAAAAGGTGATGGGCATCGCTCATTTCAGTCTCGCCTACCCCGGTTCTGCGAATATTGATGAGCTAAAAGAGCAAATTTTTGAACGAATTAAAACCCAGGATTTTTCCACTTTTTGTGTCCGCACGCGACGCTCCGACAAACAATTTCCCATGACCTCTCCGGAAATTAATCGTATCGTCGGTACCAGGATCCATGAGGAACTGCATAAGCCGGTTGATTTGAAGAATGCGGAATTGACCTGCCACATTGAAATTTACAACAAACAATTATTTTTCTATTTTGATCGACAGCCGGGCAAACGGGGCTTGCCAGTGGGCGCCAGCGGCAGAGTCGTCAGTCTCTTGTCCGCGGGAATTGATTCCCCGGTTTCTTCGTATCTGATAATGAAACGCGGCGCGCGCGTCATTTTTGTGCATTTTCACAGCTTTCCGATGACCAACAAGGCCTCATATCACAACGCCATAAAATTGGCAGAAAATTTGACGCAATACCAATACCAGACGCTTGTCTATTTGATGCCGTTAATTCCCATTCAGGAAAAAATAATTCTCAACGCGCCGATGAAATTACGGCTCATTTTGTATCGGCGTATGATGCTGCGGCTCGCGCAAATGGTCGCCAGAAAAGAGCGCGCCGGGGCGTTAGTTACCGGAGAAAGTTTGGGTCAGGTCGCTTCCCAGACGCTGGAAAATATTGTCGCGACGTCGGAATCTGTGTCCATGCCGATATTTCGCCCGCTCATCGGCATGGACAAAGAGGAAATTATTGAATTGGCGAGAAAAATAGACACTTTTGATGTTTCCACTGAGCCCTTTGATGATTGTTGCAGCTACATGGTACCGGAAAATCCCGAGACCAAAGCCAAGCTTCGCGAAGTTCGTCACGCTGAGGAACAATTGGGCGGTTGGAAACAAATATTAGACGAAATATTCCAACAGGCGGAAGTTGTTTATTTGCAATTTCCCTGA
- a CDS encoding STAS domain-containing protein, whose amino-acid sequence MEGIQLSVKQAGVDHSISIIKVGGYIDTTTSAELEHSLEQLLQQGKYKIIIDLKTVDYISSAGWGIFISEIKGIREKNGDLKLVGMIPDVYEVFELLEFNFILRAFETIDEAIIDFDKDQGGRPIVVTPEQPIPTRKPSSAKSTSAERQPVALESDIEKISGPVVEDKSVEEKIKQLVMENPDNGSIKIMKELNTPKYENVKLSWFQVVRLLKKLDLNSKKKRVAFFKKSALRKRS is encoded by the coding sequence ATGGAAGGTATCCAATTATCTGTAAAACAAGCAGGAGTTGATCACAGCATCTCGATAATAAAAGTCGGTGGATACATTGATACAACAACGTCTGCAGAACTGGAGCACTCTCTCGAGCAACTGTTACAGCAAGGAAAATACAAAATAATCATTGACCTTAAAACTGTTGATTACATCAGCAGCGCCGGTTGGGGAATTTTTATCAGCGAAATTAAAGGGATTCGAGAGAAAAACGGTGATCTTAAGTTGGTCGGTATGATTCCGGATGTGTACGAAGTGTTCGAACTTCTGGAATTCAATTTTATTTTGCGCGCCTTCGAGACGATCGATGAGGCAATAATTGATTTTGATAAGGATCAAGGCGGAAGACCCATAGTGGTTACTCCGGAGCAACCGATCCCGACGAGAAAACCGAGTTCTGCGAAATCAACTTCAGCGGAAAGACAGCCCGTCGCGTTGGAGTCGGATATTGAAAAAATTTCCGGTCCCGTTGTGGAAGATAAAAGCGTTGAAGAGAAGATCAAACAGTTGGTGATGGAGAACCCGGACAACGGCAGTATTAAAATCATGAAAGAACTGAATACGCCCAAATACGAGAATGTGAAGCTCAGTTGGTTTCAGGTGGTGAGATTGCTGAAAAAGTTGGATTTGAATTCAAAGAAAAAGAGGGTAGCTTTTTTCAAAAAAAGCGCATTGCGAAAAAGATCATAA